Proteins co-encoded in one Halobacteriovoraceae bacterium genomic window:
- a CDS encoding serine hydroxymethyltransferase, producing MFHKDANLLSNMDPEISELIKLEKQRQEEGLELIASENYTSPAVMEAQGSILTNKYAEGLPKKRYYGGCEFVDTVEELAIERVKKLFNCKYANVQPHSGSQANMGAYFSLIQPGDTILGMDLSQGGHLTHGSPVNFSGKLFNVISYGLDIESETINYEKLEDIAIQNRPKMIIAGASAYPRIIDFKKFREIADKVGAYLVVDMAHIAGLVAAGVHPSPIPHAHVVTSTTHKTLRGPRGGIVLTNDEELFKKINFNIFPGIQGGPLEHVIAAKAVCFKEALEDQYKIYQKQVVANAKALADALKANEIDIVSGGTDNHLVLIKTDSVNLTGKEAEACLEKAAITCNKNMIPGDKRSPFVTSGIRIGTPAITTRGLKEKHMVTLANWIKTALTNSTDEAILKKVHSEVMELCREFPVYTKV from the coding sequence ATGTTTCATAAAGATGCTAACCTACTTTCGAATATGGACCCTGAAATTTCAGAACTCATAAAACTTGAAAAACAAAGACAAGAAGAAGGACTAGAGTTAATTGCATCAGAGAATTATACTTCTCCAGCTGTCATGGAAGCTCAAGGTTCGATTCTTACAAATAAATACGCTGAAGGGCTTCCTAAAAAACGTTATTATGGTGGCTGTGAATTTGTTGATACAGTGGAAGAACTTGCGATTGAAAGAGTTAAAAAACTTTTTAATTGTAAATATGCCAACGTTCAACCCCACTCAGGATCTCAGGCCAATATGGGAGCTTACTTTTCACTTATTCAACCAGGAGACACAATCTTAGGCATGGATCTTTCACAAGGAGGACATCTTACACATGGATCTCCTGTTAATTTTTCAGGAAAATTATTCAATGTCATCTCTTATGGACTTGATATTGAATCTGAAACGATTAACTACGAAAAACTTGAAGACATCGCTATTCAAAATCGTCCTAAGATGATTATAGCAGGAGCATCGGCCTATCCAAGAATAATTGATTTTAAAAAGTTTAGAGAAATCGCTGACAAAGTTGGGGCCTATCTCGTTGTAGATATGGCCCATATTGCTGGACTTGTGGCCGCGGGTGTTCATCCTTCACCTATTCCACATGCTCATGTTGTCACATCAACGACACATAAAACCCTAAGAGGTCCAAGGGGTGGAATTGTATTAACAAATGATGAAGAACTTTTTAAAAAAATCAATTTTAATATCTTTCCTGGAATTCAAGGTGGCCCACTTGAGCATGTTATTGCCGCGAAAGCGGTTTGTTTCAAAGAAGCACTTGAAGATCAATATAAAATTTATCAAAAGCAAGTTGTTGCGAATGCAAAAGCTCTTGCAGATGCCTTAAAAGCAAACGAAATTGATATCGTATCAGGCGGAACAGACAATCATCTCGTTTTGATAAAAACTGATTCAGTAAACCTCACAGGTAAAGAAGCAGAAGCTTGTTTAGAAAAAGCTGCAATTACATGCAATAAAAATATGATTCCAGGTGATAAAAGATCACCTTTTGTGACTTCCGGTATTCGTATTGGAACCCCTGCGATCACGACCCGTGGACTAAAAGAAAAACACATGGTCACTTTAGCAAATTGGATTAAAACTGCTCTTACAAATAGTACAGATGAAGCAATCTTAAAGAAAGTTCACTCAGAGGTAATGGAGCTTTGTAGGGAATTTCCGGTATATACTAAGGTGTAG
- a CDS encoding helix-turn-helix transcriptional regulator: MEVFENNFKNYNKTIRRSCWLKEHYYRLRSDLGVFFREQKAEIGTCVIDCFPDFWLYFQKNFNGEVSLSTPEGEKRIYGNMSIYVPTFSILKWNFYVDEFEWFSYQGISNMGCIKTDVPIMFPCERKLHLNEETIIDEITQNQKNWCNIGFEKERLGSAIRIKHYIDSHFSKDLSISEIALALNYSPDVMTRVFKRMYEVTPLIYLKNLKYFQAALMITHSDEKINKVSKDLGMNNYENFSKSFRVLFKTSPKGYREKEDSIKN; encoded by the coding sequence ATGGAAGTGTTTGAAAATAACTTTAAAAATTATAATAAAACAATACGACGCTCATGTTGGCTTAAAGAACATTACTACCGTTTAAGATCCGATTTAGGTGTTTTTTTCAGGGAACAGAAAGCTGAAATAGGTACATGTGTTATTGATTGTTTTCCAGATTTTTGGCTTTATTTTCAAAAAAATTTCAACGGTGAAGTTTCACTCTCAACACCAGAGGGAGAAAAAAGAATTTATGGGAACATGTCCATTTATGTTCCCACTTTTTCAATATTAAAATGGAACTTTTATGTTGATGAATTTGAATGGTTCTCATATCAGGGAATTTCAAATATGGGTTGTATTAAAACAGATGTACCCATCATGTTTCCTTGTGAAAGGAAACTTCATCTTAATGAAGAAACAATCATTGATGAAATCACTCAAAATCAAAAAAACTGGTGCAATATAGGATTTGAAAAAGAACGCCTGGGCTCTGCGATTAGAATAAAACACTATATCGACTCACATTTTTCAAAAGACTTATCAATAAGTGAAATAGCATTGGCCTTAAATTATTCACCAGATGTGATGACAAGAGTATTCAAGAGAATGTATGAGGTTACACCTTTAATCTATCTTAAAAATTTAAAATACTTTCAAGCAGCACTTATGATTACTCATAGTGATGAAAAAATAAATAAAGTGTCAAAAGATCTAGGAATGAATAATTATGAAAACTTCTCTAAAAGTTTTCGCGTTTTGTTTAAAACATCTCCAAAGGGATATAGAGAAAAAGAAGATAGTATTAAAAATTGA
- a CDS encoding methyltransferase domain-containing protein, which yields MESMNSDDFKHLTLIAGGHTAFQLMWSGIELGLFDLLNKEGPKSLEEVAAKLGLDLRPTRILLTGLASLDLLDKENGQYSNSRISKNWLIAGHPGNIADIMGWQRYIVYEGQIDFTRALKENKNIGIDFFPGNGDTLYQRLQSDPFKQKVFQDSMSALSKIANSEMVRSLDLSQVKHIVDAGGGNGTNAIALATKNPHLKVTVLDSEPVCKLAQENILKNNLQERVFTKVGNFFNADFPDEIDAVIYCHIMTIWSLDEIVQLLKNTYNALPKGGQVIIFNMMGNDEDTGPLSTALGSPYFLSIATGKGMLYSWSDYINAMEKAVLHFPSR from the coding sequence ATGGAGTCTATGAATAGTGATGATTTTAAGCATTTGACACTTATAGCAGGAGGCCATACAGCATTTCAACTAATGTGGTCAGGAATTGAACTTGGTCTTTTTGACCTATTAAACAAAGAAGGCCCTAAAAGTTTAGAGGAAGTTGCTGCTAAGTTAGGCCTTGATTTACGGCCTACAAGGATATTACTTACGGGTCTTGCGTCCTTAGATCTGCTTGATAAAGAAAATGGCCAGTATTCAAACTCAAGAATTTCTAAGAACTGGCTAATCGCAGGACACCCCGGAAATATCGCTGATATTATGGGTTGGCAGAGATACATTGTTTATGAAGGACAGATAGATTTCACTAGAGCTCTTAAAGAAAACAAAAATATTGGTATAGATTTTTTTCCAGGAAATGGAGATACATTATATCAAAGATTACAGAGTGATCCTTTTAAACAGAAAGTTTTCCAAGATTCAATGAGCGCCCTTTCAAAGATAGCAAATTCAGAAATGGTGAGGTCGCTAGATCTTAGTCAAGTTAAACATATAGTAGATGCTGGAGGTGGAAATGGAACGAATGCAATAGCTCTAGCAACAAAAAATCCACATCTAAAAGTTACAGTGTTAGATTCTGAACCAGTGTGTAAGTTAGCTCAAGAAAATATCCTCAAAAATAATCTTCAAGAGAGAGTTTTCACAAAAGTAGGAAACTTTTTTAATGCAGATTTTCCAGATGAAATTGATGCTGTCATTTATTGTCATATTATGACGATATGGTCTTTGGATGAGATCGTTCAATTATTAAAAAATACTTACAATGCTCTACCAAAAGGAGGACAAGTCATAATTTTTAATATGATGGGAAATGATGAAGACACAGGTCCACTTTCAACAGCACTTGGCTCACCTTATTTTCTATCAATTGCTACTGGCAAAGGAATGCTTTATTCATGGTCTGACTATATAAACGCTATGGAAAAAGCGGTTTTACACTTTCCAAGCAGATAA
- the nusB gene encoding transcription antitermination factor NusB yields the protein MHIHPKSLSRYFAFQFLYRFFLDNFSSSLHEILQSDKNTKEEDLHQLINEFAEGLSIHDDEQIYSDFSLKVRSISEILIFGVINQYQKLVDTLKLVLIKRNIEKVEKIELTLLLLGTYELKNTQDTDKKIIINEYIELAKKFGPVNSPSFINGVLDKVAKTHTNL from the coding sequence ATGCATATTCATCCGAAATCACTTTCAAGGTATTTTGCCTTCCAGTTTCTTTATCGCTTTTTTTTAGATAATTTTTCATCTAGTCTTCATGAAATACTGCAGTCCGATAAAAACACTAAAGAAGAAGATCTCCATCAATTAATAAATGAATTTGCTGAGGGTTTGTCCATTCATGACGATGAACAGATATATTCTGATTTTTCATTAAAAGTTCGCTCAATTTCAGAAATTTTAATTTTTGGAGTTATCAATCAATATCAAAAGTTGGTTGATACACTGAAACTTGTCTTAATTAAAAGAAATATAGAAAAAGTTGAAAAAATAGAACTCACACTTTTATTGCTTGGGACATATGAACTAAAAAATACTCAGGACACTGATAAAAAAATAATTATTAACGAATATATAGAACTTGCAAAAAAATTTGGGCCAGTTAATTCTCCTTCGTTCATTAATGGTGTATTAGATAAAGTTGCCAAGACGCACACTAATCTTTAA
- a CDS encoding Hpt domain-containing protein produces the protein MPLVKIDRDLEPLMDLFLQKRKEDLDELLKLREKMDFENIRLAGHRIKGASGSYGFSDLGLLGKAIELSAKNKKSEDLINYISKFEEYLNNLEIEFE, from the coding sequence ATGCCTCTTGTTAAAATTGATAGAGATCTTGAACCACTCATGGACTTATTTTTACAAAAGAGAAAAGAAGACCTCGACGAGCTTTTAAAACTTAGAGAAAAGATGGATTTTGAAAATATCAGACTAGCTGGCCATCGTATAAAAGGAGCTTCTGGGAGTTATGGTTTTTCAGACCTTGGACTTTTAGGGAAGGCGATCGAATTATCTGCAAAAAACAAAAAAAGTGAAGATTTGATTAATTATATTTCGAAGTTTGAGGAATACTTAAATAATCTTGAAATCGAGTTTGAGTAA
- a CDS encoding 2-oxoisovalerate dehydrogenase — protein MNKDETLKFPKHFTIQNTDKETLLNWYSLMSLGRMLDERAPNYLKQAIGWSYHAPYAGHDAIQLALGLNFVKGEDHFFPYYRDMLAALAAGISPEEIILNGISKATDKASGGRHMSNHFALPEINIHNVSSCTGNHTLHAVGVGRAMKRYGHKGVAISSQGESSLSEGYCYEAINGATNEKLPVIFVVQDNGYGISVPKKDQTANEFACDNYRGLKNFRIIRCDGKDVFDSMSAMYEARKHAIENQEPVMVYAECVRIHQHSNSDRHELYRSPEELKAAKAQDPLDRFKKLLLDSKLVSPEELGEIDSQAREKVVQAHKMAMKAPNPTPESIYDFVVPDSYHSKKYPTGEHNDSSEPITMIEALNNTLKAEFRHNPDTFIWGQDMANKDKGGIFNVSKGMQKEFGINRVFNAPIAEDFIVGTANGFSRFDEKIRIVVEGAEFADYFWPAMEQLVDSSHDYWRSNGAFCPNITIRLASGGYIGGGLYHSQNIEATLTTFPGLRVVVPSFADDAAGLLRTAIRSKGITLFLEPKSLYNAKWAATSCPEDFEVPFGVAKIRRLGTDLTVLTYGNTVHHCLEAAENIHKSTGAEIEVIDLRSLNPLDEKAILNSIRKTNRCLIVHEDKVFAGFGGEISAMITEKAFEFLDAPIRRIGAEYTPVGFNRILERAVLPNTKKVESAMISLMEY, from the coding sequence ATGAACAAAGACGAAACATTAAAGTTTCCTAAACACTTCACCATTCAAAATACAGATAAAGAAACTCTTCTCAATTGGTACTCCCTCATGTCTCTTGGACGCATGCTCGACGAGAGAGCGCCAAACTATCTAAAACAAGCAATTGGTTGGTCCTATCACGCTCCCTATGCAGGACATGATGCAATTCAATTGGCACTTGGTCTTAATTTTGTGAAAGGTGAAGATCACTTTTTCCCTTATTATCGAGATATGTTGGCAGCATTAGCTGCAGGAATATCTCCAGAAGAAATTATCCTCAATGGTATTTCAAAAGCAACTGATAAGGCCAGTGGGGGACGGCATATGTCCAACCACTTTGCGCTTCCTGAAATTAATATACATAACGTTTCTAGTTGTACCGGAAATCATACTTTACACGCTGTTGGGGTTGGACGCGCAATGAAACGATATGGACACAAAGGGGTTGCGATTTCTTCGCAAGGTGAGTCATCCCTTTCTGAAGGGTATTGTTATGAAGCTATCAACGGAGCAACAAATGAAAAACTTCCTGTCATATTTGTTGTTCAAGATAATGGCTATGGAATTTCTGTTCCCAAAAAAGATCAAACAGCAAACGAATTTGCATGTGATAATTATAGAGGACTTAAAAATTTTCGAATAATTAGATGTGATGGAAAAGATGTATTTGATTCTATGAGCGCTATGTATGAAGCTCGAAAACATGCAATTGAGAATCAAGAACCTGTCATGGTTTATGCAGAATGTGTAAGAATTCACCAACACTCTAACTCTGATAGACATGAACTTTATCGTTCTCCAGAAGAACTAAAGGCCGCAAAAGCACAGGATCCATTGGATCGATTTAAAAAATTACTATTAGACTCTAAATTAGTTTCACCTGAAGAACTTGGTGAAATAGATTCACAGGCCAGAGAAAAAGTAGTCCAAGCTCATAAAATGGCGATGAAAGCTCCAAATCCAACGCCTGAGTCAATTTACGATTTTGTAGTACCAGATTCTTATCATTCGAAAAAATATCCAACAGGAGAACACAACGACTCTTCTGAACCCATTACAATGATTGAGGCCTTAAACAATACTTTGAAAGCAGAGTTTAGACATAATCCTGATACTTTTATTTGGGGACAGGATATGGCCAATAAAGATAAGGGCGGAATTTTTAATGTCTCAAAGGGGATGCAAAAAGAATTTGGTATAAATAGAGTTTTTAATGCTCCTATCGCTGAGGATTTTATTGTTGGTACTGCAAATGGTTTTAGTCGATTTGATGAAAAGATCCGTATTGTTGTTGAAGGAGCTGAGTTTGCCGATTATTTTTGGCCAGCGATGGAACAACTTGTAGATTCATCTCATGATTATTGGAGATCTAACGGGGCATTTTGTCCAAATATTACTATTCGACTAGCTTCTGGTGGTTATATAGGTGGAGGTCTTTATCATTCTCAAAATATTGAGGCCACTCTGACGACTTTTCCAGGTTTAAGAGTTGTTGTTCCTTCTTTTGCTGATGATGCAGCAGGATTGTTAAGAACGGCCATACGCTCAAAGGGAATAACATTGTTTTTAGAACCTAAATCTCTTTATAACGCGAAGTGGGCCGCAACTTCTTGTCCTGAAGATTTTGAAGTTCCTTTTGGAGTTGCAAAAATAAGAAGACTTGGAACAGATCTTACTGTGTTAACATATGGAAACACAGTTCACCACTGTCTTGAAGCTGCGGAAAATATTCATAAGAGCACAGGTGCAGAAATTGAAGTTATTGACCTAAGATCTTTAAATCCATTGGATGAAAAAGCAATTTTAAATTCTATTAGGAAAACAAATCGATGCCTAATTGTACATGAAGATAAAGTATTTGCAGGTTTTGGAGGGGAGATTTCAGCGATGATAACAGAAAAAGCGTTTGAATTTTTAGATGCTCCGATAAGAAGAATTGGTGCTGAGTATACACCCGTTGGCTTTAATAGAATTTTAGAAAGAGCTGTCCTTCCCAATACAAAGAAAGTTGAAAGTGCAATGATTTCACTAATGGAGTATTAA
- a CDS encoding class I SAM-dependent methyltransferase: protein MTKRSNQLSVEQKHALYESSVQSTTADIEFINKEFMRIRGREAHILREDFGGTGKLACEWTAQSSEHKAFAVDLDPEPISYGRQTHFQQLSKEDQTRMKYIEANVLDSHDFKSDIIVAFNFSYFIFKKRNELLDYFKMVREGLSEEGLFFVDLFGGTECRQELLEETEHEGFSYYWDCDKYNPITSECLYKIHFKKDGVMYHDVFTYDWRFWGLQEIRDIMIDAGFSDTVAYWEGDDEDGSGDGEFYVSDNEENCESWVTYIVGIP from the coding sequence ATGACAAAACGCAGCAATCAGCTCTCTGTTGAGCAAAAACACGCACTTTATGAATCATCTGTTCAATCAACAACTGCTGATATTGAGTTTATTAATAAAGAGTTTATGAGAATTCGTGGTAGAGAGGCCCATATTCTAAGAGAAGATTTTGGTGGAACCGGAAAACTTGCATGCGAATGGACAGCTCAAAGTAGTGAACATAAGGCCTTTGCCGTTGACTTAGATCCTGAACCTATTAGCTATGGAAGACAAACCCATTTCCAACAATTATCCAAAGAAGATCAAACGAGAATGAAATATATTGAGGCCAACGTGCTCGATTCTCATGACTTTAAAAGTGATATCATTGTCGCTTTTAACTTTTCATACTTTATTTTCAAAAAAAGAAACGAATTATTAGACTACTTCAAAATGGTTAGAGAAGGACTAAGCGAAGAAGGTCTCTTTTTTGTAGACCTCTTTGGAGGAACAGAGTGTCGACAGGAGTTACTAGAGGAAACCGAACATGAAGGTTTTTCCTATTACTGGGACTGTGACAAATACAACCCCATTACAAGTGAATGCCTCTATAAAATACATTTTAAAAAAGATGGAGTCATGTATCATGATGTCTTTACCTATGATTGGAGATTTTGGGGACTGCAAGAAATTCGAGACATAATGATTGATGCAGGTTTTTCAGATACAGTTGCTTATTGGGAAGGCGATGATGAAGATGGGTCTGGAGATGGAGAGTTCTATGTCTCCGACAATGAAGAAAATTGTGAATCTTGGGTAACTTATATTGTAGGAATTCCATAG
- a CDS encoding DUF4214 domain-containing protein: protein MKRIVLFLTFFVNFYSAQAYDLDTFSREDRYLNRYKAEELVELLYDGILFRKADLAGLDHYTSKLRRYGLNGLTQIAGELASSSEFQREILRKYRPQTIVENIFRVFFNRNPEREGLHHYSRMIRFGNSVQAIKELVDSNEFKRKNLERRHR, encoded by the coding sequence ATGAAAAGGATTGTTTTGTTTTTGACTTTTTTTGTTAATTTTTATTCTGCCCAAGCTTATGATTTGGATACTTTTTCAAGAGAAGATCGTTATTTAAATCGGTATAAGGCCGAGGAATTAGTTGAACTACTCTACGATGGTATACTTTTTAGAAAGGCAGATTTGGCCGGACTAGATCATTATACATCGAAATTAAGAAGATATGGACTTAATGGTCTAACTCAGATTGCTGGTGAGTTAGCTTCTAGTTCTGAATTTCAAAGAGAAATTCTTAGAAAATATAGACCTCAAACAATTGTAGAGAATATATTCCGAGTATTCTTTAACCGCAACCCTGAAAGAGAAGGATTGCATCACTATTCTCGCATGATTAGATTTGGAAATTCAGTTCAGGCGATTAAGGAGTTGGTTGATTCAAATGAGTTTAAAAGAAAAAATTTAGAAAGAAGACATCGATAA
- the greB gene encoding transcription elongation factor GreB gives MSKKEFNYITPNGYKSLIDERDHLTKVERPEVTRLVAWAASLGDRSENADYQYNKKKLREIDRRIRFLNSRLNNAKVIDPIGLTLSTVQFGATVKIIDDESTEKMISIVGVDEINTSKGHISWKSPLGKGLLGKEEGDTIEVSTPQGKREYEILTIVYKEIQ, from the coding sequence TTGAGCAAAAAAGAATTTAATTATATAACTCCAAATGGTTACAAGTCATTAATAGATGAAAGAGATCATCTTACAAAAGTAGAACGACCTGAAGTTACTAGATTAGTAGCTTGGGCAGCAAGCCTAGGTGATAGGTCAGAAAACGCAGACTATCAATACAACAAGAAAAAGTTGAGAGAAATTGACCGTCGAATACGTTTTCTTAATTCGAGACTAAACAATGCCAAGGTAATTGACCCAATCGGTCTGACATTGTCTACTGTTCAATTTGGAGCAACAGTAAAAATAATTGACGATGAAAGTACAGAAAAGATGATTTCTATTGTAGGAGTTGATGAAATTAATACTTCTAAGGGGCATATTAGTTGGAAATCCCCTTTAGGAAAAGGCCTGCTTGGCAAAGAGGAAGGTGATACAATTGAAGTCAGTACTCCTCAAGGAAAAAGGGAGTACGAGATTTTAACAATTGTGTATAAGGAAATACAATGA
- a CDS encoding SDR family NAD(P)-dependent oxidoreductase — protein MKVFITGGTSGIGLELAKRYIENGFEVGVCGRDIGKIPKELTENRLFHAYQVDVTDHELLHEKVRDFAKGKLDIMIANAGTSVGSKSKIPDFKKARLLTDINIKGVINSFEVAFELMYPHKKGHLVAIASVAGMIGLPGASSYSASKAAVLKLCESFSIDLKEFGIDVTAIAPGFIDTPLTKKNNHKMPFMMSSEAASFKIVDAIEKKKTLYIFPFPMKFVVYLLDRMPRGIYRRLMSFRLFNFSK, from the coding sequence ATGAAGGTATTTATCACCGGAGGAACTTCAGGTATTGGGTTGGAACTTGCTAAGAGATATATAGAAAATGGTTTTGAAGTCGGGGTTTGTGGAAGAGATATTGGAAAAATTCCAAAAGAGCTTACTGAAAATAGATTGTTTCATGCTTATCAAGTTGATGTAACCGACCACGAACTCTTACATGAAAAAGTAAGAGATTTTGCTAAAGGAAAACTTGATATAATGATTGCTAATGCAGGTACTAGTGTTGGGAGTAAATCGAAAATTCCAGATTTTAAAAAAGCACGTTTGTTGACTGATATAAATATCAAAGGTGTTATAAACTCTTTTGAAGTAGCTTTTGAGTTAATGTATCCTCATAAAAAAGGACATCTTGTCGCCATTGCTTCTGTTGCAGGAATGATTGGTCTACCAGGTGCTTCTTCCTATAGTGCTAGTAAGGCCGCGGTTTTAAAACTGTGTGAATCATTCTCAATTGACTTGAAGGAGTTTGGAATTGATGTGACTGCAATTGCTCCTGGTTTTATAGATACACCTTTGACAAAAAAAAACAATCATAAAATGCCTTTTATGATGAGCTCAGAAGCTGCATCTTTCAAAATTGTCGATGCCATTGAGAAGAAAAAAACTCTCTATATTTTTCCTTTCCCCATGAAATTTGTAGTTTATCTATTAGACCGGATGCCTAGAGGAATTTATAGGAGATTAATGAGCTTTAGATTATTTAATTTTTCTAAATAG